One genomic segment of Strix aluco isolate bStrAlu1 chromosome 9, bStrAlu1.hap1, whole genome shotgun sequence includes these proteins:
- the SFT2D3 gene encoding vesicle transport protein SFT2C, which yields MADLGRQLQEYLAQSKAAAASSSAAPAPPPAGCSQEEAGSGGGLGAWLGPLNPFSPGRGAPPAAAGPGPGPGWLWAAEADPCLPGLSRWQRLAGSGLCLLLAALCFGLAALYAPLLLLRARKFALLWSLGSLCALAAAALLRGPARLLREPSRGSLLFLGALGGTLYAALGLRSTLLTVLGATAQLGAAAAALLAAMPGGAAGLRRLGGLFSAALRRRGKALPV from the coding sequence ATGGCGGACCTCGGCCGGCAGTTGCAGGAGTACCTGGCGCAGTCGAAggccgccgccgccagctccagcgcggcccccgcgccgccgcccgccggctgCTCGCAGGAggaggcggggagcggcggcggcctgGGGGCCTGGCTGGGCCCGCTGAACCCCTTCTCGCCGGGCCGCGgcgccccccccgcggcggccgggccggggccggggccgggctggctGTGGGCGGCCGAGGCGGACCCGTGCCTGCCGGGGCTGTCGCGCTGGCAGCGGCTGGCGGGGAGcgggctgtgcctgctgctggccGCGCTCTGCTTCGGGCTGGCCGCGCTGTACgcgccgctgctgctgctccgcGCCCGCAAGTTCGCGCTGCTCTGGTCCCTGGGCTCGCTCTGCGCCctggccgccgccgccctgcTGCGCGGGCCCGCCCGCCTGCTGCGGGAGCCCAGCCGCGGCTCACTCCTCTTCCTCGGCGCCCTGGGCGGCACGCTCTACGCGGCGCTGGGGCTGCGCAGCACCCTCCTCACGGTGCTGGGCGCCACCGCCCAGctgggcgccgccgccgccgcgctcctgGCCGCGATGCCCGGGGGCGCCGCCGGCCTGCGCCGCCTCGGCGGCCTCTTCAGCGCCGCGCTGCGCCGCCGCGGCAAAGCGCTGCCGGTGTga